In Antennarius striatus isolate MH-2024 chromosome 20, ASM4005453v1, whole genome shotgun sequence, the genomic window attgttattattaatctATTGATACATAATATTTGTAACAGGCTTGAAAAGACGTACCATTCCTTTTCTACTAAGTTAACGTAGCAGAGTTTCCTCTTGGGTCTCTTCTGTGAACAGACAAATGATTGGACATTCTCCATTACTTGTGTTGCATAAAGAAGTTAGCATCACAACACCTCCAAATAGCATATCTagtaaaacaatacaaacacaatcTAGCTAAGCAACATTTAATGACGGTAGTATTAGTTAACTAACAACTATCTAAGGcaaaaaaaggcacaaaaagAAGCATTTAACTCACCAAAGTGGGATACTTAGTTTCCATTTGTGTTCCGCAGCTTCCTGTCTTTCTGATGATAGGGCTACTAGACTGTTTACGACATCAAAACTCAAGCTAACatttaaatgctaatgctaaccatccttttgtttttaactgCCCTCATTTGATTCGCCCAGTGAATACCTTTATTTCAGTCCGGTTTCTAAAAGTCATAAGTTAGAAATAAAGTATCATTGTGTGAAAGCGAGCGATATCATTTTTTCCGCAGTTCAATAATACGCAGACGTTAGCAAAACAGTAGCGCTCTTAAAAATTTGTAAAGACCCGCGCGCGCTGGTGTCGTTTAGTGACGTAAGCCCCGAGTTTATTTTCTCAGGCAATACTTTTTAAACTTTGCCAGGTGCTCAGCCGTGATATTCCTGCATATATTTCAACGTGAACTTAcgtttgaatatatttttatatatacgCGTAAACTTCTGATATTTTGGACATCATTTTTCAAAGACTTGTTTCCTTTAAGATCAAGCTTCGGAAAAAATTAATTAGCTTCATGTACGGCTGcgccctcttcttcttccccctTCAACTTTGTTGGGGAATTGCCGCAGGTGATCAGTTTTGCCCCCTACAGGTTAGCTGTTGCAACTTGGGATGCGAGAATATAAACGTGTAGAGTAGGTCCACATTTAgatgtaaattaataaaataatgactttGATTTGCCCAGTTTTTTGTAAACTGTAAGATTAATCTTTATACACTCATATTAACAACGTTGTACTCCAACTTCagagcaaaaaaacaattttgcttcaaaaaacatttttgaagttACTGACTCAAACTTTTCTTCTCAACTTGGCCTTAAAGCTTTTTTTGTGCCGTTTAATTCATTGCCAAATACAGGAATGTGATGAAACTGGAATGTGAACATTAACTGGGGTAAGTCCACCATTAAAAGTGGTCCAAATATTCCCTTAATATGCCAttaacttttcaaatttaaatttacaacaCGAATTAtgatatttttgttaatttactCCATTATAAAAGCTTGCCTTTATTGATAgactaataaaatatttaataattaacactttaacaacataaatgaaaaactgcacaattaatttattacatataaataaataaatcaagattAAACTTTTACAATGAAATTTTAGAATCTAAATTGtatttgaggaaaaaaacatattCCAAACTCTGGGACATATTCAAAGTATAGTACTACAATGACCACACGTTATGTTGTAAAAGTCTCCTTATCAGAAGCAAATGACTTTTGTTAGCAATCTATATGTTAAAACACAGCCATAAAAAGTTCACAGATTATTCAGCCAAAGTTGAAAAACGTATTgcacattacattttttatcaTACACGTTATTCCAGAGCAAATTTAAATCACAACATGTGATCACAATTTGATtcagtaaaatatttcaaaataaaacttcctCATGCTTATCAACTAAGTAATAGCACACAACTgcacatctttttttccccacgtCATATGACATCAGGTGCGgttgtctttgtgttatttagcgaaatatttttttctgtttttcagcaATCTCACAAGGTTCCATGTCTTCAGGGTTGACATCTGCGTACAGTGGCTGTTTGATGTGTCTCCAAACCACCAATGCAATCCGAATGACAAACAGCACAGAGGCTAAAGCCAGCAGGACAGCTaagatgaacaaatgaaattaGGGTCACTTTTGATAAGGTTTTGTAGGgtatgtatttactgtattttaaaacttATTCTGAATGCCACCAGAATATTTAGCatgataatacagtatatatctccATACACTTTtgcaacatacaaacatacaaattttaaatgaagTGGGACAACCATAAATTTCCTTTTGTTAATACGAATGTTTCTTCAATGCTTACCAATGAATATGCCGTTGCGGCTGGGAGATTCGGCATTATAGTTTTTGTCCAGGTTCCCAGACAGTGCCCAGATTACAACCGGATAAATGACCATGATGTATCGTACATGTTTGTCAAGTACAAAGTTTTCCAAAGTGAAcctgtgaaacacacaaacacacacatacttcagATTGATGATTTTGCACATTATTTCTTTGACAAATATTTCCTGATAGAAGAGTGCACCCACCACACAAGCAGCAAGACGGACAAAACAGAGTATGCGATGGTGGCAGCATTCGTTGGGTCCATGTTCACATCATAAGTCAGTACAATGGTCAGGTTGATAAGTGTTGCAATAGTTGTCCATGTTGTGTATATCATCACACCATTCTGAACCTGAAAATTTGACATTCAGCAGCTTGAACGATAGTCATGCAGGAACAGAACCTTAGCATCAAATGAGGAGAATGTGGTTAATGTTAATGGCAAACCAACCAGGACACGAAAGCACCACAGTTCTTTTCTGTGGTATTTATTGAGCCAGGCTCCATAGGCATGCAGTCCATGGCAGACGAAGGATATCATGGAATAGTTTGTACAGATGACCAGGACGAGAAAAACCAGTGCAGCAATCATATTTCTTTAGGAATGTAAAACATAAGATAAGGCATTTAATTTGGTTGTTTGGAATAACTTTCATAGCAGTTCAAACATAAATCAATGCTGTGCATGAGAGTTGCAAATTCTTACCCTCTGTCCCAAACAATCAGCCAGCCGATATTGAAACACAAATTGATGCACCAGCTGATAAAGAATCCATACGGCAGCACTGGTGGGTTGCAGTAAACGTAGCCATAGCCATTCCTGCAAGAAGACCGCAGCATGCTCAATCTTTAAATATGAGTTAGTGATGATGGAGACAAAGTTCCTATTACAGCAATGCTTGTAATAGGAATCTACTTTTGTCTGTGGCTTTTATATCTTTCAACACACATTGTACTCCAACATTCTCAAAGACAACATTTCTAACTGCACActctgtttgaattttttttaaataaatttaatgcttttaaatgagaaaatacaacaaattgaCCCCAACTTTCTGCAAAGTCCTGAAAGGATGTAGATGATCATCAATGTCAGCCAAATGTAGATGACACTCCAGATGTTGAAAGTCCATCCTGAAGGTGTGATCTGGGTGTCAAACACAGCAGACACATTGGCTGTAGTGGTTTTATAAGGCCCTGTGAAGATAAAATATAGAGTAAGATTGTTAAAGGTAAGGAATAGACATGGTGACTCTAATATTATTACAATGTTACTTAACAACATTTACACTCACTCACCGACTCCAACAACAGACAACCCATTGAACACCAAACTTATTACAAAGCCGACAACAGACACCACTATTGCAGCCAGACGTCCTGGATTATGTTCTCCCATTCTGTGTTTCTATGGTCAcaagtggaaaaaaacccaGTTATGACATATTTATATAACCAAATAAAAATTATTCAACTAATTGAGAAGGAGGAGCAAATAGAGTTtcgtaaaataaaaaaacaaacaacatgtttCTAGCCTCTTCATAAATGGCCTGCAATTGAAcctaacctttgacctccatgTGTTGCTGCCACGTGATCATGTCAGTCAGTTCTCCTTCCTtataatctttttttaacataGTCAGCAATGAATTAAATCACTCTAATTATTTTCCAGAACTAAAATTAGAAGGTCAAACACGTGTAAATTCAAGCAAGCAAATTAAGCACCCACGTaatgatgacagaaaaaacGTACCTTTCTCAGCATGAAAAAACAGAGTAACTGTGAGAGGGAGGGGGACGATGGGTTTTTATACAGCAGCCAGTTGTGTAAGGGGAAGTTTTACAACCACTTGAAGCATCACGTGCAGCTCTTATCTTGTAAACATCTCCACCATGGTGTCAATCATAAAACCGTTTCAACTGCTGCCCCCATAGTTATGAAACGCATTTGCGTAAGTGAATGCTGAATGAATGCGATACACATAACTGTCAATGTTTAATAAATCTGTAAACTATGTAGAATAAACAGTGGACACATGGTACGTGTTAAAAGCGTTGTGACAGCAGCTGATGGTGGTGATGCGTTTAAGGTCTTCTGGTCAGGTTTTGTTTGTCATTCCAGCTGAAGTTTGAAACAAACCCCAGGATGAGCTCAAACTTACAGATATAAACACACGTAAAGATTCAAGCCACAGGGTCTGTCATCTTTAACAGTCAGGGAGGATCCTGGGCAGAAATATACAAGAGCAAAACTGGCAGTGGTGGGGGAATGGGTCAAAGTGTCACCAGTCAGCAACCGGCACTAATACCATGGTCTTAAAATATTCCAAGCGTAGAATATCAAGAGATAGCTTTACTATTATAAATTCCTAAATTGTTTAATACAaattaggccccgtccacacggtgcCAGATCTTTTCGAAAACGCATgttttttgttgcggttacaacatccatccacacaacaatgtaGATATCTGGGACGAAAATACAACTTTAAGAAGgtatgaagttttttttgaaaacgccgtgTTTGCATTGCCGTGTGGAGGCTGTATCCGAATGTTTTTCTATCCAGGGAGCGTCTCCCTGagacgaaaactgctgtgacgtcagttTGTGTGAGCCGCCTCTTCATATACAACAGACTGGatggagctaaaaccggctattttctgacgaataacagctccacgtcaaagaggCGTTGATAAACATACTtgacagttgaatatttgttagtctgtgtctttctttatgagtcataaaatttatatattaatttatttattcattaattcattcacgttcctcaccaAACATGTCAACACCAGATCTTGGACCGGGACGCGCTATCTTCTGGTgtgagaactctgtgatggaggtcgtcctccaagAGGAACGGCGTAAATTTCTATACGTCCCTGTCCTCTGTACTGTCATTTTTAGAGTTGCTCTgcttataaatgtgttgatcaaTGCATTTATGCggttacgtgtggatggagtttttttttttcgaaacgctgtcgtgtggacgcaaatctttTTCTATGCCGTATGAATCTTCGTTTTCGAAAAGATCCGGCtacatgtggacatggcctTAATATCAAATTAGAAGTTTCTCTGATTGACAGAGAAGCAtatgattattttcattgtaGAATATCTGCTGTTTTTATCATCCCTCGTCAATTATTTTATCCAAAGTCATCTAAATTTCTGGCCAGCACGGTTCAGGAAGGAAAACATCCAAATAATAAATTGAGGAACCTTTGGGCATTTttgcattaaatataaatataaatggaaagtcagtaaacaaaacaatagttaaacttttttattgattacctgATTAATCATTCCAGTCATATTTCTTGCTTTTCACATGTTTTATAGCATTTTCTTCAAACTGTTTCTCTGTGCCTTTTATGTATCTACATCTGTACATTTTAGTTTAATAGAATTTATtgtaaaacaacacattttatttcaaggCAGTTTCAATATTTATACTTCCTCATACCTTATGAGCTAAATACTATAAACGCATTTTCACTGCGAACAGTTTCAAATCAAATACAGAGAAAGTCACACAGTGTATACTCTAAACATCATTTGTGTTTGAGGTCATAGTTCAAAGGCTGAGTaagacaaaaacataaatgcaaccatttcatcatgaagttattataataatattttatgttactagAAAAGAGTTAACCACTATATTATTACACTGAAAGACATTTCACATGAGCAGAAGCTAAATTtaaatatctaataataataataacaaaataaaattattcctAGCACCTGTTCTTCATCATTATTCTTTTGTTGTTCATGATTGTTTATTGTctaaatattgtttattttatcctTACCATCATTGGCGTATTGAGTAATTAACAAAGTTAAATTATAACTTTATTGTAACACTATTGCACTGTTTGACTAAAATACTGCAGCACTtatactgatttatttattacatattacattattacataccacaaacatttttataaaagaaTAAAGTGATATTCATTTTTGACAGTACATTagacaaaaataagaaacaaacaGTATCTACAGTtacataatatttattatttaccattgaaaacttcagaattttcacttaaaaaactttttctggcTCTCAGCGATCTCCATCGGAGACAAGACCTCCACGCTGTTGTTCTCGTAAAGTGGTCTCTTGATGGTCTTCCAAATGAACAAACCCACACGTGTGACAAACAGGGTGCAGCCTACCGCCAGGAGCGCAACTATGACAAAGAAGAATGACACAGTGGGTCATCAGAAGTCATTTACACTTGTGTGATTTAGATATTTGTTTAAATTCCTCACCATTGAGGATGTTGTTGCGGCTCGGAGCTACAGCATCATAATTTTTCATGAATATTCCGGTCAGTGCCCAGATCACAACAGGGTAAATGGTGAGAATGTACCTCACATATTTGTCGAGGACGGAGTTTTCTAAAATGAACCTTTGAGAGAACCAACAgattagcattttttaaaacataaaaattgcaGGTATGGAAAGTTTCTATTCTCTATTTTGTGCTTACCACACTAGCATCACTACAGTCAAAACAGAGAGTGAGACGGTGGCAGCATCTGTCTGGTCCATGCCTGCATCATTGATCAGCACAATGGTCAGGTTAACTAGGGATGCGATGGTTGTCCATGTTGCATATATGGCAATACCGTTCTGGATCTGTAATAAATTaggcatgcatgcatgtttcaAACACAAAAGACTGATAAAAGTACATTTTGCATAAAAGATGTCAAACATAATCTTGAGGTCAATTACTAACCAACACATGATGGAGCCACAGGTCTACTTGGTGGTATTTCTTGAGCCAGATTCCATAGTTGGAAAGACCATGACATGAGAAAAATATCATGATGTAATTAGTTGACGCAATTAAGATGAGCAAAGCCAGTGCAGCAGGCATCAACCTTTGATAGAGATGAAAAATTTGAGattagaaataaattatttaaatctttGTGCTATCTAGAGACATAAAgttgcttttatatttattttccctATAAAATGCATTTCAACTCTCCTCTTTGACCCAGATCAGGCTGGAATAACCCCAACAAAACTCTTGACCATGAACTTCGTGCTTGGAATTAAAATGTGCCACTAatgcaattaaattaatttgtttgttagCACATGATTAACTGAGTGAGATTTCTTAATGAACATGCTTCAAGGTCTGAACTCACCTTCTGTCCCACAGGAACAACCATGTGGTGTTGAGGGTCAAATTCAAACACCAAACCACAATAAAGCCAAGTGGCAAAACAGCAGGGCTGCAGTAGACATAACCATAGGCATTCCTAAACACAGTCACAGAGAGATAAGTATGCATATACAGTgtaatcatgtttttttatgctactttataaatacaaaaaaacacgACATACTTCCTAAAGATACCAGAGACCATGTAAAGCACCACTAAAGCCAGGAAGATGTAAATGATTGACCAGATGGTGAACGTCCATCCTGCAGGTGTGATCTCAGTGGAAAACTCATCTGAAATGTTACCTGTGGACTCCAAGAACGGATCTGaggcacacatacacaacatacAGAGAGCTGAATAGCTGCAACACACATCCAAATATAATACAAAGTGGTTTAAATACAATTTCTTTAGTTGTGCTTCTTGAAATATGTTTGGTGGTTTTGCATATTCCTACTGACCTATCAACAAAGGGACCTGGTTGAAGGTgactaaatgttttattacaaaatcatgtgtaaaaataaaccGGTGACTCACATATTCCTGGTCCAGCCAGAGCAGTGAACACCATAGTGACAATGAAGAAAAGCAATGCCAGCACCACCGCAATCATTCGACCAACGCTGTGTTTTGCCATTGTGGATACGTCACCGTACTTGAAACCCTGTtacaacaaaagagaaaattgACATTTTAGCAGCCATATTGATAATTTTTTTGCATAGTTTTGACATACCCTTTACTGTGTTCTTGAATGTAAGCAACACAAAGACTGCTAGGAGCAGAAACCTTTGACATACCCTTTAGTGTGTGTTCTTGAATGTAAGCAACACAAAGACTGCTGTTGAGGAGGGGCTTTCATTCCATTAAAAAGCTAGTTGTGTAACTGTGAGGCTTTTATGGCCCCTCAGTACGTGTGCATATGTATTATCAAAGTTTTCACAATtcgtttttgtgtctttttttttttcaaatgatggATGAACTCTATCATtggaagttttttaaaaaattacatgaagtgaatcattatttttttgcttcataACTTCATTAAATAATTATGAATGTTTCTAAAGGCTGGACTTTGCCCTGGTATGTTTAGTAACAGGTCTTTATCATCAGGCATATCAGTTTGTGGCTCAACATGCATGACCAgaatctgtctttttttgttgacaatGGACATTGGCATCCAAATGCAAAGTATTACTGTGTCTCTTTTAAGGCATTGATCTGAATAATTCTTCCACTCATgtatcatattttttaaatctttccaTCAATTCCTCTAATTGAattttgaaacaaacaaatcaaagaaaCAGCTAACAGTTGTTATTTAGAATGTTGCCATATctttaaaaaatcacaataaGGGCAAAATTAATAAGTTAGGATATGACTGGGGGGACGGGGTTAGATTCATCCCTAACCTGCTTTTGCAATCTTGAATTATCAATGACCAACCTACTACAGTTTACCTCAAACACACTGCATTTTTATACAGTACTTTactaaatatgtaaaaattgctttgttttattccacttttGAAGCTCTTATTCCAAAGCTAACTTCATATGCTACTGTACTTTGATTCAGAGAATCatattgtactttttttactttactcgTGGGTAATCATAGATTAGGATTTTAAGtgcaaaataaaagatgacCACGTTGGAGAACatcttatttttgtaaaaagaaaTTGCATTTTTTACAATAAAGCTTCCTAATTCACAGTGgtttatgtaattttatttaagaCTAACTACTAATTTGGAAATCTTGCACAATTTTCAAGAAATTATTGCAGCAAAAAATGTTTGCAACAATTAGatgtattttagtttttataataGTACAGTGTTATGGATTCTTATGGAGTTTCCTCGATGTTTTCACCTCAAAGGACGTattgtcagaataaaaacaaggaaatactcAGAACactctttatatttatttgttcttcttGTTTACAAATTTCCaaaaagtttgactttttaaatgtaGCAACCCAACGAAGAACAGACGACCAGCTGTATGAATAACAGTGAAAAAAGCCTACAAAACCAAGAACATCAAACGGAAAACTTTGGGTTTTCAAACGTGTAGAGCACTTgtcacataaacataaacataaacataaaccaaaaaaaatcatctccagTCGTTTCAGACTCTTTTCCAGCTGGCCTACCAGAACCTTGCCgtcttcctctccatctcctgcCGCTGCAGCAGCGGGCAGTGCCGGCGGGTGTGAGCGCGCTCCCCGGTGGCCGCACAGACGGGGCAGGTGTAGCTCCACAGGACGGGGCAGGTCACCGTGCCGTCATCCGACTTGAGTCGGTGGGACCGGTACACACTTGCTGACTCCCCGTTCTGCTTACAGAAAGGGCAGAAATCGGAGGGCATCCCgttgctgctgcttctcctgcgGGTGTCTGACATGCTGCTGAAAGTCTCTGGGGACATCATGCAGTCCTCCCGACGGGAGCTTTGGATGTGGATCCACGGTTCTGGTGCAGCTTTATTGCCCCCCTCAGTGTCCCTCCGGTTCCGATCAGGGCTGTCCCACAGCCTCTGCAGCACTTTGCCAAGGTTCAGGTAGTCGTGCCATATTTCAAACCAGCCCCTGTCAGCAGTTAGGGAGCCCttggttttggggtttgttGTCATCTTCGCAGAAGAAAGTGGGCAGATTTTGCGCGTGGGTTGGATGTTTGTAGATGCCTGACTTGGATTGAAGGTGCAACAATGTGTCAGTGTTTGATGCTGCAGATGTCTGCCTCGTGTCTGCCAGgtgtctgttttctttcatctcGAAAGATTGGAATTTCGTGTGGCCCCAATATGACCCGAAAGATCAGAATGAGTAGAGCAGACTGTTAGTCTATGATCACAATCAAgcaaaaataagacatttatgTGTAATGTCCGATTTTAATTAGTTTCCCACCTGTTGATGTTTCTgattattttgtatatttttgcatCACATCCTGCGTGTACTCCCTGTCACATCGTGAGCCTCGCAcgtaatttatatttaaaaaaaaaaaaaagagagatgagaTATTTACAGGATTACTGTTGTTACTGTCGCTGCTGGAATATTGTCCAGCATGCTTCGAGCATGCAAAACGGAATGTGCTAAAAGAAAccgagatgaagaaaaagaaagaaagaactcaactttattgatccattCTAAAATTAGTCTTTTGTTGTGATCAGAGCCGTGACACACAATGTTACGTGTCAGCCAGCGCTGGCGCCCGAAAGTCTGGTCCCCTTAAAGCCTCTGCCGGCCACTGGGCCACTGGTAGCAGCCCCACATACACCTCATGCACTCCAGGCGTCTGCCGTAGATAAGTAACACTTTCCTTGAAGTTGCCCTCGGCACGGTGACTTTATATTGAACGCGTGGTTCCGTGTGTTGCTGTGTACTGCGTGTATTTTCCATCTTTTCACTGGAATAGAGCCAACACCCTGGGCAGTTGCGTGAAAAGCGTTGTTAGGACCACTTGCGTTCCCAAATACGTGAACAGCGTCACATACGTGTTACTGTATTTCCATGTTATTTACAACGTCAAggtgggtgggcggggccagtgGGTACAAACTTAATGTTACGCATGCGCAGTATTCTACCGGCGACGGTCGTACAAACGGTGGCCTAGCAAATAAGGGATTAAGAGCCCATCTTTACAGGTTAGTTTTTGGTatttagttgtattttttttcgtCTGTGTATATCAATATTGTATAGATATAAATTGATTTAACTGTTGACGTCAGCAACATTCAGAAAATACTGTGCTGTTGTTGAAATTGTACGTCAGAGCTAATGTTAGCCACCCAAAGCTAGCTAGCTTGTAACGACGGCTATGACATTAGCTAGATATCCTACGAAAGTATCGCTGCCCTGTGAACCGGTG contains:
- the LOC137614150 gene encoding nanos homolog 2-like — its product is MTTNPKTKGSLTADRGWFEIWHDYLNLGKVLQRLWDSPDRNRRDTEGGNKAAPEPWIHIQSSRREDCMMSPETFSSMSDTRRRSSSNGMPSDFCPFCKQNGESASVYRSHRLKSDDGTVTCPVLWSYTCPVCAATGERAHTRRHCPLLQRQEMERKTARFW
- the LOC137614148 gene encoding uncharacterized protein — translated: MAKHSVGRMIAVVLALLFFIVTMVFTALAGPGIYPFLESTGNISDEFSTEITPAGWTFTIWSIIYIFLALVVLYMVSGIFRKNAYGYVYCSPAVLPLGFIVVWCLNLTLNTTWLFLWDRRLMPAALALLILIASTNYIMIFFSCHGLSNYGIWLKKYHQVDLWLHHVLIQNGIAIYATWTTIASLVNLTIVLINDAGMDQTDAATVSLSVLTVVMLVWFILENSVLDKYVRYILTIYPVVIWALTGIFMKNYDAVAPSRNNILNVALLAVGCTLFVTRVGLFIWKTIKRPLYENNSVEVLSPMEIAESQKKFFK
- the LOC137587894 gene encoding uncharacterized protein, which translates into the protein MGEHNPGRLAAIVVSVVGFVISLVFNGLSVVGVGPYKTTTANVSAVFDTQITPSGWTFNIWSVIYIWLTLMIIYILSGLCRKLGSICCIFSFKNIKATDKSRFLLQALLNGYGYVYCNPPVLPYGFFISWCINLCFNIGWLIVWDRGNMIAALVFLVLVICTNYSMISFVCHGLHAYGAWLNKYHRKELWCFRVLVQNGVMIYTTWTTIATLINLTIVLTYDVNMDPTNAATIAYSVLSVLLLVWFTLENFVLDKHVRYIMVIYPVVIWALSGNLDKNYNAESPSRNGIFIAVLLALASVLFVIRIALVVWRHIKQPLYADVNPEDMEPCEIAEKQKKIFR